A region from the Cannabis sativa cultivar Pink pepper isolate KNU-18-1 chromosome 9, ASM2916894v1, whole genome shotgun sequence genome encodes:
- the LOC133031300 gene encoding uncharacterized protein LOC133031300, whose translation MWHGLSCLNFPIKPWLIMEDFNAVFDFGDRSGGNQVSKNEIEDATNWAALGLADSLQRFEPSFTWSTTKRLMTDHCSCIVSSAKASDIGIKPFKFFYFWVHHKDYKQVILDSWNKLVRSNGLKGLFIKCMRLKHQLRIFNKKVGDIEVQHAEVKARLQEAKLAAQANPGDLGKLEEEKRVAMEFSDKEKLLHRFLVQRSKANWLKKGDDNTAYFCACIKKRRENRIVHFTTEKGQLVEEYPKVVKHFINHFQSYMGSHHLPTVNVNIFNLKGNKLSLDMKLALSKPFSKKEIKMALFSIPSSNRTGPDGFNTEFFKSMWREI comes from the exons ATGTGGCATGGGCTGTCTTGCCTTAACTTCCCTATTAAGCCTTGGCTCATAATGGAGGACTTCAATGCGGTGTTTGATTTTGGGGACAGAAGTGGAGGAAACCAGGTGTCAAAAAATGAAATTGAGGATGCAACCAACTGGGCAGCCTTGGGATTAGCTGACTCTCTTCAAAGATTTGAGCCTTCTTTCACTTGGTCAACAACCAAGAGGCTAATGACGG ACCACTGCTCTTGTATTGTCTCTTCTGCAAAGGCCAGTGATATTGGCATCAAACCCTTTAAGTTCTTCTACTTTTGGGTGCATCACAAAGACTATAAGCAAGTTATCTTGGATAGTTGGAATAAATTGGTCAGAAGTAATGGTTTGAAAGGGCTCTTCATTAAATGTATGAGATTAAAGCATCAGCTTAGGATCTTTAACAAAAAAGTTGGAGATATTGAAGTGCAACATGCAGAGGTCAAAGCTCGATTACAAGAAGCAAAGTTAGCAGCTCAAGCTAATCCTGGGGATTTGGGGAAATTAGAGGAAGAAAAAAGGGTTGCAATGGAGTTTAGTGACAAGGAAAAGTTGCTTCATAGATTTCTTGTGCAAAGAAGCAAAGCTAACTGGTTGAAGAAGGGAGATGACAACACTGCCTACTTTTGTGCTTGCataaagaaaagaagagagaacaGAATTGTGCACTTCACTACTGAGAAAGGCCAGCTGGTTGAGGAGTATCCTAAAGTGGTTAAGCACTTTATCAATCACTTTCAGAGTTACATGGGGAGTCATCACTTGCCTACTGTGAATGTGAACATCTTCAATTTGAAGGGTAATAAGCTTTCTCTTGATATGAAACTTGCTCTTTCAAAACCTTTTTCCAAAAAAGAGATCAAGATGGCCTTATTTAGCATTCCTAGCTCTAACAGAACAGGTCCGGATGGTTTTAACACTGAGTTCTTCAAGTCAATGTGGCGTGAGATATAA
- the LOC133031301 gene encoding uncharacterized protein LOC133031301: MVINQNQGAFIQNKSIAHSILIFQDLIKNYGRKNTLARCAIKIDLSKAYNTVSWDFLEKWLNYLCFPSRFVNWIMLCIRSTSYNLVLNGRLQESFEGKKGLRQGDAMSPLLFVLVMEFLTRRLHKEAEKGTFKYHPQCKSLNLVNLSFADDLILFSKGTQTVVRHLKTTLDDFCNQLGLSVNLAKSQIFFGGVQPFERKKIAQEIGLEEGSGKTLKDVLMGSKWKEKQDSYCFLGQELLGASYPCPNIDFSSGSRKAISVFTLIVVIQRKLLLGYSAVLDLWLSNEDNPRVTLNNLALIDQNVKALIETDTLAWDVDLVHDMFNERDANLILSIFLSSSRLCDVWYWSWESSGHFSVKLVYKFLQLSKELGAQDDNSVFWNTLWKLCIPPKVKDLLWRAATNCLPTKSRLRSRHVPVDTICPVCKVTDETIYHCLVDCSFAKACWQQLATGVNLTAVGSLPTGLLRFYSRRMGRKRDWTRAQDSTFNPTAAFLTDVDDAETWAKPAETP, from the exons ATGGTCATCAACCAAAACCAAGGAGCATTCATTCAGAATAAATCGATTGCTCACAGTATTCTCATCTTCCAAGACCTTATAAAAAATTATGGTAGGAAGAATACATTAGCTAGGTGTGCAATCAAGATTGACCTTAGCAAAGCTTATAATACTGTAAGTTGGGATTTTCTTGAAAAGTGGTTAAACTATTTGTGTTTTCCCTCTCGGTTTGTGAATTGGATAATGCTGTGTATTAGGAGTACTTCCTATAATTTGGTGCTGAATGGTAGGTTACAAGAGAGTTTTGAAGGAAAGAAGGGGTTGAGACAAGGGGATGCAATGTCTCCTCTGTTATTTGTGCTTGTTATGGAATTTTTAACTAGGAGACTTCATAAAGAGGCTGAAAAAGGGACGTTCAAGTACCACCCTCAATGTAAAAGTCTGAATCTTGTCAATCTCAGTTTTGCTGATGACCTCATTTTGTTCAGTAAAGGCACCCAGACTGTAGTGAGACACCTCAAAACTACTCTTGATGACTTTTGCAATCAATTAGGCCTCAGTGTGAACTTGGCTAAATCTCAGATTTTCTTTGGTGGGGTGCAAccttttgaaagaaaaaaaattgctcaAGAGATAGGTCTTGAAGAAG GAAGTGGAAAAACTTTGAAGGATGTTCTTATGGGATCAAAGTGGAAAGAGAAGCAAGATTCATACTGCTTCTTGGGACAAG AGCTGTTAGGTGCAAGTTATCCTTGCCCAAACATAGATTTCTCCTCTGGCAG TAGGAAAGCCATAAGCGTCTTTACTTTGATTGTTGTTATTCAAAGAAAATTGTTGCTGGGATATTCAGCTG TGTTGGATCTATGGCTGTCGAATGAAGATAATCCAAGAGTAACTTTGAATAATCTTGCTTTGATTGATCAAAATGTTAAAGCACTTATCGAAACTGATACGTTGGCTTGGGATGTTGACTTGGTGCATGATATGTTTAATGAAAGGGATGCTAACTTGATTCTTAGTATTTTCTTGTCTTCAAGTCGTTTATGTGATGTTTGGTATTGGAGTTGGGAGAGCTCGGGCCATTTCTCAGTAAAATTAGTTTATAAGTTCTTACAATTGAGCAAAGAGTTGGGTGCACAGGATGATAATTCCGTCTTTTGGAATACTCTTTGGAAGCTATGTATTCCTCCAAAAGTGAAAGACTTGTTATGGCGTGCTGCCACTAACTGTTTGCCTACGAAATCTAGACTTCGTTCTAGACATGTGCCTGTTGATACCATCTGCCCTGTGTGCAAAGTAACTGATGAAACCATCTACCATTGCTTGGTGGATTGCTCTTTTGCCAAAGCGTGTTGGCAACAGTTGGCTACTGGTGTTAATTTGACGGCAGTTGGTTCTTTGCCAACTGGTTTGCTACGGTTCTACAGCAGGCGAATGGGGAGAAAAAGAG ATTGGACTCGGGCTCAAGATTCAACATTTAATCCTACAGCTGCATTCCTTACTGATGTCGATGATGCCGAAACTTGGGCCAAACCAGCTGAAACACCTTAA